A window of the Candidatus Polarisedimenticolia bacterium genome harbors these coding sequences:
- a CDS encoding cohesin domain-containing protein, whose product MTKRSRATSGKLRRARALSGVLLLLTLLLTAACASSKAFHEGEKLAEAENWDQAVLAFSKALSQSPGNTQYKVALARARLRASQEHFDRGKKYLAAGQLEPAMAELQQTVFLDPNNQYAADELNKAIKEYQRRRGEEQSDIEKMKERARLAGRVTPRLNPKSNIPIVLKFKDETAKNVYDALSKASGINFLYDERVDLNKKVNIDLVDVNFAKALEILMAQNKHFYKIWDENTIMIADDNQQKHKEYDDLVIQTFYLSNADVKDVQVLLRSLLDARQLAQNDRLNAITIRDTPDRVQVAEKIIEANDKAKAELVVDVQLLEFNRNLLQNLGIDLTGGSSGGTGKSLTIGYTGGTSVPLNNLGLLNQLGNYSVGPIPAVILNFLLTDADAQVIAKPQLRVSEGEKASVKIGDRIPIPTTTFNTTQTVGGTVVPITSFTYQNVGINIDLEPRVHHNKEVTLKLKVELSSLAGSVNAGGGVTQPIIGTREIETQIRLKDGETNLLAGLIRREERTSLSGVPGLTQIPVLKRLFGSTETTVQQTDIVLTLTPHIIRIPDITATDLKPLWIGTDQDVGLRGVSRTSPFGAPFEPDGSEEESREEDAAGASLGVMVPGAPLAGRIEPQPAEPGTPPSDGFGSKEAISKGEAPPTPQPPAQAFVTFSPTSFLSHAGDTIQVQVLLNQGTRVGSAPFHVAYDPKILQFVKGEEGEFLKRDGASTVFNAQASSLNEVFVALARLGVPTGVSGNGVLCTLTFQAVATGNTTLSFKESSVLDPSGLPLPAQFGPVVQVSIQ is encoded by the coding sequence ATGACCAAGCGAAGCCGGGCAACCTCCGGGAAGCTGCGGAGGGCGCGCGCGCTCTCCGGAGTTCTCCTGCTCCTGACGCTCCTCCTCACCGCGGCCTGCGCCTCCTCCAAGGCCTTCCATGAAGGTGAGAAACTCGCGGAGGCGGAAAACTGGGACCAGGCGGTCCTCGCTTTCTCCAAAGCGCTCTCCCAGAGTCCCGGGAACACGCAGTACAAGGTGGCGCTCGCCCGGGCGCGGCTGCGCGCCTCCCAGGAGCACTTCGATCGCGGCAAGAAGTACCTGGCTGCGGGGCAGCTGGAGCCGGCGATGGCGGAGCTGCAGCAGACGGTCTTCCTCGATCCCAACAACCAGTACGCCGCCGACGAGCTGAACAAGGCGATCAAGGAATACCAGCGGCGCCGGGGCGAGGAGCAGTCCGACATCGAGAAGATGAAGGAGCGGGCCAGGCTCGCCGGACGGGTCACGCCGCGGCTGAACCCGAAATCGAACATTCCGATCGTCCTGAAGTTCAAGGACGAGACGGCGAAGAACGTCTACGACGCCCTCAGCAAGGCGAGCGGCATCAACTTCCTCTACGACGAGCGGGTCGATCTGAACAAGAAGGTGAACATCGATCTGGTCGACGTGAACTTCGCCAAGGCGCTCGAGATCCTGATGGCCCAGAACAAGCACTTCTACAAGATCTGGGACGAGAACACGATCATGATCGCCGACGACAACCAGCAGAAGCACAAGGAATACGACGATCTGGTGATCCAGACCTTCTACCTGAGCAACGCCGACGTGAAGGACGTTCAGGTCCTGCTGCGCTCCCTGCTCGACGCCCGGCAGCTGGCGCAGAACGACCGGCTCAACGCCATCACGATCCGCGACACTCCGGATCGGGTCCAGGTGGCCGAGAAGATCATCGAGGCCAACGACAAGGCGAAGGCGGAGCTGGTGGTCGACGTGCAGCTCCTGGAGTTCAACCGGAACCTCCTGCAGAACCTCGGGATCGATCTGACCGGGGGATCGAGCGGGGGAACGGGGAAGTCCCTGACGATCGGCTACACCGGGGGAACCTCCGTCCCGCTGAACAACCTGGGGCTGCTCAATCAGCTCGGCAACTACAGCGTCGGCCCTATCCCGGCCGTGATCCTGAACTTCCTGCTCACCGACGCCGACGCCCAGGTCATCGCCAAGCCGCAGCTGCGGGTCTCCGAGGGGGAGAAGGCGTCGGTGAAGATCGGCGACCGGATCCCGATCCCCACGACGACGTTCAACACGACGCAGACCGTCGGCGGCACGGTGGTGCCGATCACCTCCTTCACCTACCAGAACGTCGGGATCAACATCGACCTCGAGCCGCGGGTCCACCACAACAAGGAAGTCACGCTCAAGCTCAAGGTCGAGCTCTCGTCGCTTGCGGGCTCCGTCAACGCGGGCGGCGGCGTCACGCAGCCGATCATCGGGACCCGGGAGATCGAGACCCAGATACGTCTGAAGGACGGCGAGACCAACCTCCTCGCCGGGCTGATCCGCCGGGAGGAAAGGACCTCCTTAAGCGGCGTGCCGGGTCTGACCCAGATCCCGGTCCTCAAGCGCTTGTTCGGAAGCACCGAGACGACGGTCCAGCAGACCGACATCGTCCTGACCCTGACGCCCCACATCATCCGGATCCCCGACATCACCGCCACCGACCTCAAGCCCTTGTGGATCGGGACCGACCAGGACGTGGGGCTCCGCGGCGTGTCGCGCACCAGCCCGTTCGGGGCGCCTTTCGAGCCCGACGGCTCCGAAGAGGAGAGCCGCGAAGAAGACGCGGCGGGCGCCTCGCTGGGGGTCATGGTTCCGGGCGCGCCGCTGGCGGGACGCATCGAGCCGCAGCCTGCCGAGCCGGGCACGCCGCCGAGCGATGGATTCGGCAGCAAGGAAGCGATCTCCAAGGGGGAGGCGCCGCCGACGCCGCAGCCGCCGGCGCAGGCCTTCGTCACTTTCAGCCCGACCAGCTTCCTCAGCCACGCCGGGGACACGATTCAGGTGCAGGTGCTGCTCAACCAGGGGACGCGAGTGGGAAGCGCTCCCTTCCACGTCGCCTACGATCCGAAGATCCTCCAGTTCGTCAAGGGAGAGGAGGGTGAGTTCCTGAAGCGCGACGGTGCTTCGACCGTCTTCAACGCGCAGGCTTCCTCCCTCAATGAAGTCTTCGTGGCGCTGGCGCGCCTGGGGGTGCCGACCGGGGTCAGCGGCAACGGCGTCCTCTGCACCCTGACGTTCCAGGCGGTCGCCACCGGCAACACCACGCTTTCGTTCAAGGAGTCGTCGGTTCTCGATCCGTCCGGACTGCCGCTGCCGGCCCAGTTCGGACCGGTGGTCCAGGTCAGCATCCAGTAG
- a CDS encoding type II secretion system protein — protein MKLRGGKTKGLTIIEVLVVIAVLLILAGAVMPLAKVTLKRQKELELRRTLRTMREAIDLYKQYSDTGQIEKEGLDSEGYPPDLDTLVKGVPQVGTTKKFKFLRRIPVDPFTHKAEWGLRSYQDEPDSHSWGRQNVYDVYTLHSGKALDGTEYEDW, from the coding sequence GTGAAGCTTCGAGGAGGAAAAACGAAGGGTCTGACGATCATCGAGGTCCTGGTCGTCATCGCGGTGCTGCTGATCCTGGCGGGGGCGGTGATGCCGCTGGCGAAGGTCACGCTGAAACGCCAGAAGGAGCTGGAGCTGAGACGGACCCTCCGGACGATGCGCGAGGCGATCGATCTCTACAAGCAGTATTCCGACACGGGGCAGATCGAGAAGGAGGGACTCGACTCGGAAGGGTATCCGCCGGATCTCGACACGCTGGTGAAGGGCGTGCCCCAGGTGGGAACCACGAAGAAGTTCAAGTTCCTTCGCCGGATTCCGGTCGATCCCTTCACGCACAAGGCGGAATGGGGGCTCCGCTCGTACCAGGACGAGCCCGACTCTCATTCCTGGGGAAGGCAAAACGTCTACGACGTCTACACGCTGCATTCCGGCAAGGCGCTGGACGGCACCGAATACGAGGATTGGTGA
- a CDS encoding prepilin-type N-terminal cleavage/methylation domain-containing protein: MKSIGGARNRPRAADSGEGGFTLLELLIVVALIGILTAIVVPTFTKTPTKAKEAVLKEDLYTLRDVIDQYFSDKGRYPATLETLVEEGYLRKIPVDPFTESSDTWQIEMADSGEEGSEEAGGVYDVHSGSTSTALDGTTYSEW, encoded by the coding sequence GTGAAGTCCATAGGTGGCGCGAGGAATCGGCCGCGGGCGGCGGATTCAGGGGAAGGGGGCTTCACGCTCCTGGAGCTGCTGATCGTCGTGGCGCTCATCGGGATCCTCACGGCCATCGTGGTCCCGACTTTCACGAAGACCCCCACCAAGGCCAAGGAAGCGGTCCTCAAGGAGGACCTGTACACGCTCCGGGACGTCATCGATCAGTACTTTTCAGACAAAGGGAGATACCCCGCAACGCTCGAGACGCTGGTGGAGGAAGGCTACCTACGCAAGATCCCGGTGGATCCCTTCACCGAGTCGTCCGACACCTGGCAGATCGAGATGGCCGACTCGGGCGAGGAGGGCAGCGAGGAGGCGGGGGGGGTCTACGACGTCCACAGCGGCTCGACCAGCACGGCGCTGGATGGAACCACTTATTCAGAATGGTGA
- a CDS encoding type II secretion system protein — protein MFFKNTTGPPGRNSGESGHLLLIVMMGLTVMAIMLAAAVQQWSTVQRRENEKELIFRGNQYVKAIRLYQKEHGGALPTSLESLAEPGPRGLRYIRKLFRDPMSPPEGKWGILLADPSGKGYINPNAPPPPEEGVEGLEDLGKGLSPSKLDKALHTSSIQNTAKEKRFAYESGGSAFTAGPARDSQDSDLSDKSVTAPGQPVGPIVGVVSLADFSSSFRIWRDHESYGEWAFNIFETGDGQNTQQQPLAPVATPGSGIGPGGSQTILGGAGGPVGGSAPNIGFPGKPKK, from the coding sequence ATGTTTTTCAAGAACACCACGGGACCCCCAGGGCGGAACTCCGGAGAGTCGGGCCACCTGCTTCTGATCGTCATGATGGGACTGACCGTCATGGCGATCATGCTGGCGGCGGCCGTCCAGCAGTGGAGCACCGTCCAGAGGCGGGAGAACGAGAAGGAGCTGATCTTCCGGGGCAATCAATACGTCAAGGCGATCCGGCTCTACCAGAAGGAGCACGGGGGTGCGCTCCCCACCTCGCTCGAGAGCCTGGCCGAGCCGGGCCCGCGCGGACTCCGCTACATCCGGAAGTTGTTCCGCGATCCGATGAGCCCTCCGGAGGGGAAGTGGGGAATCCTCCTCGCCGATCCCTCCGGGAAGGGCTATATCAATCCGAATGCTCCGCCGCCCCCGGAGGAGGGGGTGGAGGGGCTGGAGGATCTGGGCAAGGGGCTGAGCCCGAGCAAGCTCGACAAGGCGCTGCACACTTCTTCGATCCAGAACACGGCGAAGGAGAAGAGATTTGCCTACGAGTCGGGCGGGTCGGCCTTTACGGCGGGGCCCGCCCGCGATTCCCAGGATTCCGACTTGTCGGACAAATCGGTCACGGCGCCCGGCCAGCCGGTCGGACCGATCGTCGGCGTCGTCAGCCTCGCGGATTTCTCCAGCAGCTTTCGAATCTGGAGGGACCACGAAAGCTACGGCGAATGGGCTTTCAACATCTTCGAGACGGGCGACGGGCAGAACACGCAGCAACAACCCCTGGCCCCCGTGGCGACGCCGGGGAGCGGCATCGGCCCGGGAGGATCCCAGACCATCCTCGGAGGAGCAGGCGGGCCGGTCGGCGGGAGCGCCCCCAACATCGGATTTCCCGGGAAACCCAAGAAGTAA
- a CDS encoding pitrilysin family protein produces the protein MELIQKKVLGNGLTVVTEKMPNLRSISLGVWLKKGSRHESAAENGISHFIEHLLFKGTANRSAQEIALTIDSIGGQIDAFTAKEYTCFYSKVLDEHLPVALDLLSDIVLHPNFDPAEIEKERKVIFEEIRMVDDTPDELVYDLFNQHLWPDHPLGRPIQGTIESVTAMTPGIIGRYFKESYQPGNLLITATGNLEHETLVGEIRRAFEPLANGAPPPVSTPPRLQPGILVKEKKELGQVHVCLGVRSLPLAHEARFQEYVLNTLLGGTMSSRLFQDIREERGLAYNVFSSVNSFMDTGYLMVYAATSPESAEQVVRLIQEEFKVLKEKAPSEREMKMARDHLKGSLMLSLESSSSRMSNLARQEVYFHRPFTLNEILEGIDRVRAEEVRALAEMMFDRSACAMAVLGNTSRFRLTEDDLSF, from the coding sequence ATGGAATTGATTCAAAAGAAAGTACTTGGCAACGGTCTCACGGTCGTGACCGAGAAGATGCCGAATCTTCGCTCGATTTCGCTGGGAGTCTGGCTCAAGAAGGGCTCGCGGCACGAATCGGCCGCCGAGAACGGCATTTCCCATTTCATTGAGCACCTTCTATTTAAGGGCACAGCCAACCGGAGCGCCCAGGAGATCGCCCTGACGATCGACTCGATCGGCGGGCAGATCGACGCCTTCACGGCCAAGGAATACACCTGCTTTTACTCGAAGGTCCTGGACGAGCATCTTCCCGTGGCGCTCGATCTCCTCTCCGACATCGTGCTCCACCCCAACTTCGATCCCGCCGAGATCGAAAAGGAGCGCAAAGTCATCTTCGAGGAGATCCGGATGGTGGACGACACCCCGGACGAGCTCGTCTACGATCTCTTCAACCAGCACCTGTGGCCCGACCACCCGCTCGGACGCCCGATCCAGGGTACGATCGAATCGGTCACGGCGATGACTCCCGGGATCATCGGGCGCTACTTCAAGGAAAGCTACCAGCCGGGGAACCTGCTCATCACCGCGACGGGAAACCTCGAGCATGAAACTCTGGTGGGCGAGATCCGCCGGGCCTTCGAGCCGCTGGCGAACGGCGCGCCGCCGCCGGTGTCGACCCCGCCGAGACTGCAGCCGGGCATTCTGGTGAAGGAGAAGAAGGAGCTGGGTCAGGTGCACGTCTGCCTGGGGGTGAGAAGCCTGCCGCTGGCCCACGAGGCCCGGTTCCAGGAGTACGTCCTCAACACCCTGCTGGGGGGGACGATGTCGAGCCGCCTCTTCCAAGACATCCGCGAGGAGCGGGGTCTCGCCTACAACGTCTTCTCTTCGGTGAACTCCTTCATGGACACCGGCTATCTGATGGTCTACGCCGCCACGTCCCCCGAATCGGCGGAGCAGGTCGTGCGGCTGATCCAGGAGGAGTTCAAGGTCCTCAAGGAGAAAGCTCCCTCCGAGCGGGAGATGAAGATGGCGCGCGATCACCTCAAAGGGAGCCTGATGCTCAGTCTCGAGAGCAGCTCCAGCCGGATGTCGAACCTGGCGCGGCAGGAAGTCTATTTCCACCGTCCCTTCACCCTGAACGAGATCCTCGAGGGGATCGACCGGGTGCGGGCGGAGGAGGTGCGCGCGCTCGCCGAGATGATGTTCGACCGCTCGGCGTGCGCCATGGCGGTTCTGGGGAACACCTCCCGGTTCCGCCTGACCGAGGACGATCTTTCATTCTGA
- the dut gene encoding dUTP diphosphatase, which translates to MGHPVNDDLSPVQVLIRRIDPGSDLPLPARATEGSSGLDLRASISDPVVLPPGGRALIGTGVAIALPAGTEAQIRPRSGLAAKHGITLLNSPGTVDSDYRGEIRVVVVNLGEAPFTIRRGDRIAQMVVARTAPARLLEVGELPVTRRDAGGFGHTGSD; encoded by the coding sequence ATGGGACATCCCGTAAACGATGACCTTTCCCCCGTGCAGGTCCTGATCCGCCGGATCGATCCCGGCTCCGATCTTCCGCTGCCCGCCCGCGCCACCGAAGGGTCCTCGGGCCTCGACCTCCGTGCCAGCATCTCCGATCCCGTCGTCCTCCCTCCGGGGGGTCGCGCCCTGATCGGGACGGGCGTCGCCATCGCCTTGCCCGCCGGGACGGAGGCGCAGATCCGCCCGCGCAGCGGGCTCGCGGCGAAGCACGGAATCACCCTGCTGAACAGCCCGGGGACGGTGGACAGCGATTACCGGGGAGAAATCCGCGTCGTGGTCGTGAATCTCGGCGAGGCGCCGTTCACGATCCGCCGCGGGGATCGAATCGCGCAGATGGTCGTGGCGAGAACCGCGCCGGCGAGGCTTCTCGAGGTGGGAGAGCTTCCGGTCACCCGGCGCGACGCGGGAGGCTTCGGGCACACGGGAAGCGACTGA
- a CDS encoding MBL fold metallo-hydrolase: MRLAVLGSGSEGNAVYLEASGTKILLDAGFSCRDLEARLTALGVDPARIDAILLSHEHGDHSRGAARFAGRFRTIVAGTKATLRSAGLRSDTCRLLAFEPGEPFRMGSFRVATARVSHDAADPVGFRVEAGAERIGFALDLGRSTEAIRDLLAGCQTLILEANHDTEMLEQGPYPRELKTRLRGPHGHLSNGEAADLLGEVAGGSTRTVVLAHLSRTNNRPHLAHAAAQSALRARGSAARLVVADPYPAARWIES; encoded by the coding sequence ATGCGCCTGGCGGTCCTGGGAAGCGGAAGCGAAGGGAACGCGGTCTATCTGGAGGCGTCGGGGACGAAGATCCTCCTCGACGCGGGCTTCTCCTGCCGGGACCTGGAGGCCCGCCTCACGGCGCTCGGCGTCGACCCGGCGCGCATCGACGCGATCCTGCTCAGCCACGAGCATGGGGACCATTCCCGGGGAGCGGCGCGGTTCGCCGGGCGCTTCCGGACGATCGTCGCGGGGACGAAGGCGACGCTGCGGAGCGCCGGACTGCGGAGCGACACCTGCCGGCTGCTCGCTTTCGAGCCCGGCGAGCCCTTCCGCATGGGGAGCTTTCGAGTGGCGACCGCACGCGTCTCGCACGATGCCGCCGATCCCGTCGGTTTCCGCGTGGAGGCCGGAGCGGAGCGCATCGGCTTCGCCCTCGATCTCGGCAGGTCGACCGAGGCGATTCGCGATCTTCTGGCGGGCTGTCAGACGCTCATCCTGGAAGCGAACCACGACACGGAGATGCTGGAACAGGGACCCTACCCGCGCGAGCTCAAGACCAGGCTCCGAGGCCCGCACGGACACCTTTCGAATGGCGAGGCGGCGGACCTGCTCGGGGAGGTGGCGGGAGGATCGACCCGGACGGTCGTCCTGGCCCATCTGAGCCGCACGAACAACCGGCCGCATCTGGCGCACGCCGCGGCGCAGTCGGCTTTGCGCGCCAGGGGCTCGGCGGCGCGCCTGGTGGTGGCCGACCCCTATCCGGCGGCAAGATGGATCGAGTCCTGA
- the purB gene encoding adenylosuccinate lyase, with the protein MIPRYTRREMGEIWSDAHRLAKWLEVELAVCDALAEAGEIPREAAATIRAKAAFDVERVLEIEQSVQHDVIAFLTSVAEHVGPDSRFIHLGLTSSDVVDTANALLMREAADRILGGIDRLLGILKRRALEHRRTPCIGRTHGMHAEPTTFGLKLALFHAEFSRARERVVRAREAISVGKISGAVGTFAHLDPDIEERVCAALGLRPAPISNQVIQRDRIAEYLAALAILAASMEKAATEIRHLQRTEVAEVEEPFGGRQKGSSAMPHKRNPVGCEQVCGLARVIKGHALVALDNVALWHERDISHSSAERVILPDATILADYMLHRLGGILEGMAVHPEAMARNLEATGGLIYSQEVLLALARAGVAREEAYLWVQEAARRSREGQGSFRANLASQEGIRTHLPAAALESCFDLNRQLRHVDRIFRRVFGEQALEKGTSG; encoded by the coding sequence TTGATCCCACGCTACACGCGCCGGGAGATGGGGGAAATCTGGAGCGACGCCCATCGCCTGGCGAAATGGCTGGAGGTGGAGTTGGCGGTCTGCGACGCCCTCGCGGAGGCCGGCGAGATCCCGAGGGAGGCGGCCGCGACGATCCGTGCGAAGGCGGCGTTCGACGTGGAGCGGGTGCTGGAGATCGAGCAGAGCGTCCAGCACGACGTAATCGCCTTCCTCACGAGCGTCGCGGAGCACGTGGGACCCGATTCCCGGTTCATCCACCTGGGCCTCACGTCGTCCGACGTGGTGGACACCGCGAACGCCCTGCTGATGCGGGAGGCGGCGGATCGGATCCTCGGCGGGATCGACCGGCTCCTCGGAATCCTGAAACGGCGCGCGTTGGAGCACCGGCGGACGCCCTGCATCGGCAGGACGCACGGGATGCATGCCGAGCCCACCACGTTCGGATTGAAGCTGGCTCTCTTCCACGCGGAGTTCTCCCGCGCGCGGGAGAGGGTGGTCCGGGCGCGCGAGGCGATCTCCGTCGGCAAGATCTCGGGGGCCGTCGGGACGTTCGCGCACCTCGATCCCGACATCGAGGAGAGGGTCTGCGCCGCCCTGGGCCTCCGCCCGGCGCCCATCTCGAACCAGGTGATCCAGCGCGACCGGATCGCGGAGTATCTCGCCGCCCTGGCCATTCTCGCGGCCTCGATGGAGAAGGCGGCCACCGAGATACGCCATCTGCAGCGCACCGAGGTGGCGGAGGTCGAGGAGCCTTTCGGCGGCCGCCAAAAAGGCTCGTCCGCGATGCCTCACAAGCGCAACCCGGTCGGATGCGAGCAGGTCTGCGGCCTGGCGCGGGTGATCAAGGGCCATGCGCTCGTGGCGCTGGACAACGTCGCCTTGTGGCACGAGCGCGACATCAGTCATTCCTCCGCCGAGCGGGTGATCCTGCCCGACGCGACGATCCTGGCCGATTACATGCTGCACCGCCTCGGCGGCATCCTGGAAGGGATGGCGGTCCATCCCGAGGCGATGGCCCGCAACCTGGAGGCCACCGGCGGCCTGATCTATTCCCAGGAGGTTCTGCTCGCCCTGGCGCGCGCCGGAGTGGCGCGCGAGGAGGCTTACCTCTGGGTCCAGGAGGCCGCCCGGCGCTCCCGCGAGGGACAGGGGAGCTTCCGCGCCAACCTCGCGTCGCAGGAAGGGATCCGGACGCACCTTCCGGCGGCCGCTCTGGAGAGCTGCTTCGACTTGAACCGTCAGCTGCGGCACGTGGACCGGATCTTCCGGCGCGTGTTCGGCGAGCAGGCCTTGGAAAAGGGGACATCGGGATGA
- the purS gene encoding phosphoribosylformylglycinamidine synthase subunit PurS, whose protein sequence is MKVKVTVMYKSGVLDPQGKAILGALHRLGHTEVTDVRAGKVLELSLPKLPKGQLEKKMKAMCEELLANPVIEDFRFETAE, encoded by the coding sequence ATGAAGGTCAAAGTCACCGTGATGTACAAGAGCGGCGTCCTGGATCCCCAGGGGAAGGCGATCCTCGGGGCGCTTCACCGTCTCGGCCACACGGAGGTCACCGACGTCCGGGCGGGCAAAGTGCTCGAGCTGAGCCTCCCGAAGCTGCCGAAGGGGCAGCTCGAGAAGAAGATGAAAGCGATGTGCGAGGAGCTGCTGGCCAACCCCGTCATCGAGGACTTCCGGTTCGAGACGGCGGAATGA
- the purQ gene encoding phosphoribosylformylglycinamidine synthase subunit PurQ, with the protein MKFGIVVFPGSNCEHDCYHVVKHVLRQDASFLWHKDKTLSGSDCVILPGGFAHGDYLRCGAMAKLSPIMEAVGRFAREGGPVLGICNGFQILTEAGLLPGALVRNRSLQYLCADLHLRVESRESPFTRIFQPGQVLRMPVGHGEGCYYATPSVLKRLEAEGRIAFRYCDPKGALGEESNPNGSLQAIAGVLNEKGNVLGLMPHPDRCAEKILGNDDGRKLFESMIAAGPRRF; encoded by the coding sequence GTGAAGTTCGGCATCGTCGTCTTTCCGGGATCGAATTGCGAGCACGACTGCTATCACGTGGTGAAGCACGTGCTCCGCCAGGACGCGAGCTTCCTGTGGCACAAGGACAAGACGCTCTCGGGAAGCGACTGCGTGATCCTGCCGGGGGGGTTCGCGCATGGCGACTACCTGCGCTGCGGCGCCATGGCGAAGCTCTCGCCCATCATGGAGGCGGTGGGGCGCTTCGCGCGCGAAGGAGGGCCGGTGCTCGGGATCTGCAACGGCTTCCAGATTCTCACGGAAGCGGGACTCCTGCCGGGAGCGCTGGTGAGAAACCGGAGTCTGCAGTACCTCTGCGCCGATCTCCACCTGAGGGTGGAGTCCCGCGAATCTCCGTTCACCCGGATCTTCCAGCCCGGCCAGGTGCTGCGCATGCCGGTGGGCCACGGGGAGGGATGCTACTACGCTACGCCTTCGGTGCTCAAGCGCCTCGAAGCCGAGGGGCGGATCGCCTTCCGCTACTGCGATCCCAAGGGCGCCTTAGGCGAGGAATCGAACCCCAACGGATCGCTTCAGGCGATTGCCGGGGTCCTGAACGAAAAGGGCAACGTCCTGGGGTTGATGCCTCACCCGGATCGGTGCGCCGAGAAGATCCTGGGGAACGACGACGGCCGGAAGCTGTTCGAATCGATGATCGCCGCGGGGCCGCGGCGCTTCTGA
- a CDS encoding SEC-C metal-binding domain-containing protein: protein MVIKTIKKMLAAKPRTDFSEAGRNDPCPCGSGKKFKSCHYDREMSRRREAGFARQLKNPK from the coding sequence TTGGTCATCAAGACGATCAAGAAGATGCTCGCGGCCAAGCCGCGGACCGATTTCTCGGAGGCCGGCCGCAACGACCCGTGCCCTTGCGGCAGCGGCAAGAAGTTCAAGAGCTGCCATTACGATCGGGAGATGTCCCGCCGGCGCGAGGCGGGATTCGCCCGCCAGCTCAAGAATCCGAAATGA